One stretch of Anaerolineales bacterium DNA includes these proteins:
- a CDS encoding TIGR04076 family protein, with translation MTGDCRNPIPGETQMKKWYPEDWQFKIEVLKVGKENKAEECRIGLEPGDIFLCEYSTPAGFCPSSFIKIFPLMEIIRCEGDLRYLGARNSQEMECLCPDGCVRFRISGFRQEKA, from the coding sequence ATGACAGGCGATTGCAGGAATCCAATTCCTGGAGAGACGCAAATGAAAAAATGGTATCCAGAAGATTGGCAGTTCAAAATCGAAGTATTAAAAGTGGGCAAGGAGAATAAGGCTGAGGAATGCCGAATAGGCTTAGAGCCAGGTGATATCTTCCTATGTGAATACAGCACACCGGCAGGATTTTGTCCATCATCGTTTATAAAGATATTTCCGCTAATGGAAATTATCCGTTGCGAGGGTGACCTGAGATACCTGGGCGCTCGTAATTCACAGGAAATGGAATGTCTCTGCCCGGATGGTTGTGTCAGATTCCGCATCAGCGGGTTCAGGCAAGAAAAAGCCTAA